A window of the Phragmites australis chromosome 20, lpPhrAust1.1, whole genome shotgun sequence genome harbors these coding sequences:
- the LOC133901713 gene encoding uncharacterized protein LOC133901713 yields the protein MNLAASPSLATPATAPLHEMPLSPSSAFSSPLLRRSLAASFRRIYPMASAAPASTVAAADNGSAKPAEQQPVQVAKRLEKFKTTIFTQMSMLAIKHGAINLGQGFPNFDGPDFVKEAAIQAINAGKNQYARGYGVPELNSAVAERFLKDSGLHVDPEKEVTVTSGCTEAIAATILGLINPGDEVILFAPFYDSYEATLSMADANVKAITLHPPDFAVPLEELKAAVSKNTRAIMINTPHNPTGKMFTRVELEFIATLCKENDVLLFSDEVYDKLAFEADHISMASIPGMYERTVTLNSLGKTFSLTGWKIGWAIAPPHLTWGLRQAHSFLTFATCTPMQSAAAAALRAPDSYYEELKRDYGAKKAILLEGLKDAGFIVYPSSGTYFIMVDHTPFGFDNDIEFCKYLIREVGVVAIPPSVFYLNPEEGKNLVRFTFCKDEDTLRAAVERMKIKLRKK from the exons ATGAATCTggccgcctccccctccctaGCCACCCCCGCGACCGCCCCCCTCCATGAGATGCCATTAAGTCCCTCCTCCGCTTTCTCCTCCCCCTTGCTCCGCCGCTCGCTAGCCGCGTCCTTCCGGAGGATCTACCCCATGGCCTCCGCCGCGCCCGCctccaccgtcgccgccgccgacaaCGGCTCGGCGAAGCCGGCGGAGCAGCAGCCCGTACAG GTGGCAAAGCGGTTGGAAAAGTTTAAAACGACAATTTTCACACAGATGAGCATGCTTGCCATCAAGCATGGAGCAATAAACCTTGGCCAGGGCTTTCCGAATTTTGATGGCCCGGACTTTGTGAAAGAGGCTGCTATTCAAGCTATCAACGCTGGGAAGAATCAATATGCAAGGGGATATGGTGTGCCTGAACTGAACTCGGCTGTTGCTGAAAGGTTCCTAAAGGATAGTGGATTGCATGTTGATCCTGAGAAAGAAGTTACTGTGACATCTGGGTGCACAGAAGCAATAGCTGCAACAATATTGGGTCTGATCAACCCTGGCGATGAGGTGATACTGTTCGCTCCATTCTACGATTCATATGAGGCTACGCTGTCGATGGCCGATGCCAATGTAAAAGCCATTACTCTCCATCCTCCGGATTTTGCAGTCCCGCTTGAAGAGCTAAAGGCTGCAGTCTCTAAGAACACCAGAGCAATAATGATAAACACACCACACAATCCTACTGGGAAAATGTTTACAAGGGTCGAACTTGAATTTATCGCCACTCTCTGCAAGGAAAATGATGTGTTGCTGTTTTCTGATGAGGTCTATGACAAGTTGGCATTCGAGGCTGATCACATATCAATGGCTTCTATTCCCGGCATGTATGAGAGGACTGTGACTCTGAACTCTCTGGGTAAGACATTCTCCTTAACAGGATGGAAGATCGGTTGGGCAATAGCGCCTCCACATCTGACATGGGGCCTAAGGCAGGCACACTCATTCCTCACATTTGCCACCTGCACACCAATGCAgtcagcagcagcggcagctcTGAGAGCACCAGATAGCTACTATGAGGAACTGAAGAGGGATTATGGCGCCAAGAAAGCTATACTGTTGGAAGGACTAAAGGACGCCGGGTTTATTGTTTACCCTTCAAGTGGAACATACTTCATCATGGTCGATCACACCCCGTTTGGTTTCGACAATGATATAGAGTTCTGCAAGTATTTGATTCGCGAAGTTGGCGTTGTCGCCATACCACCAAGTGTATTTTACCTCAACCCTGAGGAGGGAAAGAACCTGGTGAGGTTCACCTTCTGCAAGGACGAAGACACACTGAGAGCCGCAGTTGAGAGGATGAAGATAAAGCTCAGGAAGAAATGA
- the LOC133902500 gene encoding nuclear pore complex protein NUP58-like: protein MAFSFASPPASNPFQTPAPAAPNPFQTPAPAQAPSLSPSPFQFNLQQQQPPQQQVAPAAQPQPQQQKQQLMLYTMEGKPAGYNTKWEELHAESQKALLQIEDKIREYRDESERLDQCSRLYDSSISNINFELDASRIAQELGGTTTVMEREKVSIQELMTVVNEMMWNTEFAIRSYMMLRPRFSRPGAGAANGGSSNPAGNPSNQPVSVAPTIDFYSGVPKRPSLFMQQTVTRFECYLAECCKWIGELEQLFQMENNKRSSDSLESLPKVMSNVHDYFIYVASKVENLHQYVGSMKTEYLNEQRRMGIGNDPFLEANRREAAKQEAAARRVHPTLHLPAPAQPTTQIAAPATSQPQQSFPSGTASSSAFSAFGTPASAPSSSSLFSTPTTPAPSGNLFGTAGSAQLTTPFGTASTPTLGSTPAPSGFGTSNISFASPSTLGGTPLFSTPFGGGATASGSSFGGASKGRSKPRGRR from the exons ATGGCGTTCTCCTtcgcctcgccgccggcgtcgaATCCGTTCCAGACGCCGGCCCCGGCGGCGCCGAATCCGTTCCAGACTCCCGCTCCGGCGCAGGCGCCGTCCTTGTCGCCCTCACCGTTCCAGTTCAActtacagcagcagcagccgccacaGCAGCAGGTGGCGCCGGCGGCACAACCGCAACcccagcagcagaagcagcagctgaTGTTGTACACGATGGAGGGGAAGCCCGCGGGGTACAACACCAAGTGGGAGGAGCTGCACGCCGAGTCACAGAAGGCGCTGCTCCAGATCGA GGACAAGATACGGGAGTATAGAGATGAGAGTGAGAGGTTGGATCAATGCAGTCGCCTTTATGACTCCTCGATCTCAAATATCAATTTTGAGCTTGATGCGAGTCGCATTGCTCAG GAGCTTGGAGGCACCACCACTGTGATGGAGAGGGAGAAGGTTTCCATTCAAGAGTTAATGACTGTTGTCAATGAAATGATGTGGAACACTGAATTTGCTATTCGGTCATATATGATGTTGAGGCCAAGATTCAGCCGTCCAGGTGCTGGAGCTGCAAATGGTGGTTCTTCGAACCCTGCTGGAAATCCATCCAATCAGCCAGTGTCAGTGGCACCGACCATTGATTTCTACAGTGGGGTCCCAAAGCGCCCTTCCCTATTTATGCAGCAAACTGTCACTAGGTTTGAGTGTTATCTTGCGGAGTGCTGCAAGTGGATCGGTGAGCTAGAGCAGCTGTTTCAAATGGAGAATAATAAAAGATCGTCAGATTCTTTGGAATCTCTTCCAAAAGTTATGTCAAATGTGCATGACTACTTCATCTATGTTGCTTCTAAG gtgGAAAATCTTCATCAATATGTTGGGTCAATGAAAACTGAATATCTCAATGAACAACGTCGTATGGGTATTGGGAATGATCCATTTCTAGAGGCAAACAGAAGAGAAGCAGCTAAACAAGAAGCGGCTGCCAGAAGGGTCCATCCAACTTTGCATTTGCCTGCTCCTGCACAGCCTACAACACAAATTGCTGCACCAGCAACAAGCCAACCGCAGCAATCTTTCCCTTCTGGCACGGCTTCGTCAAGTGCTTTTTCAGCTTTTGGCACTCCAGCTTCCGCTCCATCGTCTTCTAGCCTCTTTTCAACTCCAACTACTCCAGCTCCATCAGGCAACCTTTTTGGTACAGCTGGATCGGCTCAGTTGACCACACCATTTGGGACAGCTTCCACTCCAACACTTGGATCAACACCAGCTCCATCTGGATTTGGGACCAGCAATATATCTTTTGCTTCACCGTCTACATTGGGTGGAACACCACTATTTTCTACACCATTTGGAG GTGGAGCTACAGCTTCGGGTTCCAGCTTCGGAGGTGCATCG AAGGGGAGGTCCAAGCCACGGGGACGACGCTAG